The Spirosoma foliorum genome has a window encoding:
- a CDS encoding BamA/TamA family outer membrane protein, whose product MKPVIRLFVGFLLLVSPKLSCCLAQIPLADSIGTKDSTQIAQPVHHLQDVADLVKRWYPRLHITPHDSSSLQEGKRFMMIIPQIGYTLQTRALVAVLVNSPFRRPNANMSSMSGQLSYTQNNQIILTANSMIWSRNNRYLWTNDWRLMHYPQATYGLGMYTTTDRIINMDYAYFRFYQSFLRRLAPNFYGGVGYYLDLHWNIDSYIQGPNGVRELVRISRYSDGVQGRSISSGPVLHLLYDNRSNAINPNGGLYVNTVFRANGEFLGSDDSYKSLLVEARKYFPLSSRSGNILALWSYNAFTLNGDPPFLDLPSTGWDNTGNIGRGYIQGRFRGKNFLYAEAEYRFHLTSDRLLGGVIFANAQSVTELNSGQFEKIAPGIGGGIRIKMNKVSRTNLSVDYGFGLDGSRGLFFNLGEVF is encoded by the coding sequence ATGAAACCTGTTATCCGTTTGTTTGTGGGCTTCCTGCTTCTGGTTTCACCAAAGCTATCCTGCTGTCTGGCTCAGATACCGTTGGCAGATTCAATAGGCACAAAAGACTCTACCCAGATTGCCCAACCAGTGCATCATTTACAGGATGTCGCCGACCTGGTTAAACGCTGGTATCCCCGTTTGCATATTACCCCGCACGATTCTTCATCTCTGCAGGAAGGCAAACGGTTTATGATGATTATTCCGCAGATTGGCTATACGTTGCAAACCCGTGCGCTGGTTGCTGTACTCGTTAACTCCCCATTCCGACGGCCTAATGCGAATATGTCGTCGATGAGCGGGCAATTGTCGTACACCCAGAATAATCAGATAATCCTGACGGCGAATTCGATGATCTGGAGCCGGAACAATCGTTATCTCTGGACTAATGACTGGCGGCTAATGCATTATCCACAAGCGACTTATGGTTTAGGTATGTATACTACTACCGACCGGATTATCAATATGGATTATGCCTATTTTCGGTTTTACCAGAGTTTTCTACGTCGGTTAGCGCCCAATTTTTACGGGGGTGTCGGGTATTATTTGGACCTCCACTGGAATATAGATAGCTACATTCAAGGGCCTAATGGTGTTCGTGAACTAGTCCGTATTTCTCGTTATTCTGATGGGGTTCAGGGACGTTCGATCTCATCGGGACCGGTTCTGCATTTACTTTACGACAACCGGAGCAACGCCATTAATCCAAACGGGGGCCTATACGTCAACACGGTTTTTCGGGCCAACGGGGAGTTTTTAGGTAGCGATGACTCGTATAAATCGCTCTTAGTAGAAGCTCGAAAGTATTTTCCCTTGTCTTCCCGATCAGGCAACATTCTGGCTTTATGGTCATATAATGCCTTTACCTTAAATGGCGATCCGCCTTTTCTGGATCTCCCCAGTACGGGTTGGGATAATACAGGCAATATTGGTCGGGGTTATATACAGGGTCGATTTCGAGGCAAAAATTTCCTATATGCCGAAGCTGAATACCGATTTCACCTCACCAGCGACCGGCTGTTAGGTGGTGTTATTTTTGCCAATGCCCAGTCAGTAACCGAACTAAACAGCGGGCAATTTGAAAAAATAGCGCCGGGTATCGGTGGTGGCATTCGAATCAAAATGAATAAAGTGTCGCGCACCAATCTTTCTGTTGATTACGGCTTTGGTTTGGACGGTTCGCGCGGCTTGTTTTTCAATCTGGGCGAGGTGTTTTAA
- a CDS encoding amidohydrolase family protein, with protein sequence MLKPLLTGLFAVSLTCSVMAQTTFPRNGVYDERPGLYAFTNATIVVDPQTTLQNATLLIRNGRVEAVGTAVSVPNSAVVTDLKGKRIYPALIDIDSDYGMPEIVRGPGGGGRGGGGAPQYESNKKGAYYWNQAIQPENEASTLFKANPTKADELRKLGFGVVLTHAHDGIARGTGSLVTLADDRENTLVLKPNITAHYSFSKGTSGQQYPNSMMGVVALLRQAMYDADWYKRAGSKEQANMSLDALNRTRSLPAIFEANDKLGILRADKIGDEFGIQYIIRSSGDEYQRLDEVKATGASLIVPLNFPQPYDVEDSWDADNVSLAELKHWEMAPMNAGRVAAANIPFALTTAGLRNKADFWANLRKAIENGLSEQKALEALTTIPAKLIHAEDMVGTLQKGRVANFLITSGNLFSADNVIFENWMQGKQYIVANKNAADLRGTWSLTVGSQSNLKLNITGKTPDKPEYQILVDTVKVTPKVSVAGDIISIQVQLDKRKPGTTRLTGYRTGTTIKGDGESPDGKIITWSATRTGDAPSSTTATSTSATSTTSAMASTTATAPASNTAATILYPFVGMGNLKKPQAETVLIRNATVWTNEKDGILTGTDVLVEGGKISKVGKGLTAPANVKVVDGTGKHLTNGIIDEHSHIALLSINEGGQTSSAEVRMSDVINPDDINIYRQLAGGVTTSQLLHGSANSIGGQSAIVKLKWGESGDGMLIKGADGFIKFALGENVKQANYPNPNVLTRFPQSRMGVEQVYMDHFIRAKEYAKGWADYNKLTAKEKATAIAPHRDIELDALAEILANKRFITCHSYVQSEINMLLKVADSLGFKINTFTHILEGYKLADKMAKHGAGGSSFADWWAYKMEVHDAIPYNAALMRNQGVTVSINSDDAEMARRLNQEAAKTVEYGGVPEEDAWKMVTLNPAKLLHLDNKLGSIRAGKDADLVLWNAHPLSIYARPEITMIEGATYFSLKDEDAKRDGVQAERARIIQKMLTAKSGGASTVRPNFRRARMWHCEDVEGMFAEEEEEQK encoded by the coding sequence ATGTTAAAACCTCTCCTGACAGGGCTGTTCGCAGTCAGTCTGACCTGTTCAGTCATGGCCCAGACGACCTTTCCGCGAAATGGCGTTTATGACGAGCGACCGGGGCTATATGCCTTCACCAACGCAACCATTGTTGTTGACCCCCAAACTACCTTACAGAATGCTACGCTATTGATTCGGAATGGTCGAGTCGAGGCTGTAGGAACTGCGGTTAGTGTACCCAACAGTGCCGTTGTTACCGATTTGAAGGGCAAACGGATTTACCCGGCCCTCATTGACATTGATTCCGATTATGGTATGCCCGAGATCGTTCGCGGTCCAGGTGGTGGTGGTCGTGGGGGTGGTGGTGCTCCACAATATGAGTCGAACAAAAAAGGAGCGTATTACTGGAATCAGGCGATTCAGCCAGAAAACGAGGCCAGTACGCTTTTCAAGGCTAATCCAACCAAAGCCGATGAACTCCGTAAGTTGGGTTTCGGGGTGGTGTTGACGCATGCACACGATGGTATTGCGCGAGGAACCGGTTCGCTGGTTACGCTGGCCGATGATCGTGAGAATACACTGGTGCTTAAGCCAAATATCACGGCTCACTATTCATTCAGCAAAGGAACTTCTGGACAGCAGTATCCAAACTCCATGATGGGCGTAGTAGCCTTGTTGCGGCAGGCCATGTACGATGCCGATTGGTACAAGCGGGCTGGCAGTAAAGAGCAGGCAAACATGTCGCTCGACGCGTTGAATCGCACCCGTTCGTTACCGGCTATTTTTGAAGCCAATGATAAGCTTGGCATTCTCCGGGCTGACAAAATCGGCGATGAGTTTGGTATTCAATACATTATCCGAAGCTCAGGCGATGAGTATCAGCGTCTGGATGAAGTAAAAGCAACAGGAGCTTCCTTAATTGTTCCCCTAAATTTCCCCCAGCCTTATGATGTTGAAGACTCGTGGGATGCGGACAACGTATCGTTAGCCGAACTGAAGCACTGGGAAATGGCCCCTATGAACGCCGGACGCGTAGCCGCAGCCAATATCCCCTTTGCGCTGACAACCGCTGGTTTACGAAACAAAGCTGATTTCTGGGCTAACCTTCGCAAAGCCATTGAAAATGGTTTGTCGGAACAGAAAGCACTCGAAGCGCTGACAACTATTCCGGCTAAACTGATCCATGCTGAAGACATGGTGGGCACCTTGCAAAAAGGTCGGGTAGCTAACTTCCTGATTACTTCGGGTAACCTATTCAGCGCCGACAATGTGATTTTTGAAAACTGGATGCAGGGTAAACAGTACATAGTCGCTAATAAAAACGCAGCTGATTTACGTGGAACCTGGAGTTTGACGGTTGGCAGTCAGAGCAATCTGAAACTAAATATCACCGGAAAAACACCAGACAAGCCTGAGTACCAGATTTTGGTGGATACGGTGAAAGTAACTCCTAAGGTTTCTGTAGCTGGTGATATTATATCGATTCAGGTTCAGTTAGACAAGCGGAAGCCCGGTACAACGCGTCTGACGGGTTATCGGACGGGTACGACGATCAAAGGCGACGGCGAATCGCCAGATGGTAAAATCATTACCTGGTCGGCAACTCGTACGGGCGATGCACCTAGCTCAACAACGGCCACATCCACGTCGGCTACCAGCACCACATCGGCTATGGCGTCGACGACGGCTACTGCCCCAGCGAGCAATACGGCGGCTACGATACTTTATCCGTTTGTGGGGATGGGTAACCTGAAAAAACCACAGGCCGAAACGGTGTTGATCAGAAATGCGACCGTCTGGACGAATGAAAAAGATGGTATTCTTACGGGCACAGACGTACTGGTAGAAGGCGGCAAGATTTCTAAAGTTGGCAAAGGGTTAACCGCTCCTGCGAACGTGAAAGTGGTGGACGGAACCGGTAAACACCTGACGAACGGTATCATCGACGAACACTCGCACATTGCCCTGTTGTCGATCAACGAAGGTGGCCAAACCAGTTCGGCTGAAGTGCGGATGTCGGATGTAATTAACCCGGACGATATTAACATTTACCGTCAGTTGGCGGGTGGCGTTACGACCTCGCAACTCTTGCATGGCTCGGCCAATTCGATTGGTGGTCAGTCGGCTATTGTGAAACTGAAATGGGGCGAATCGGGCGATGGCATGCTGATCAAAGGCGCTGATGGATTCATCAAGTTCGCGCTGGGCGAAAACGTAAAACAGGCCAACTACCCCAACCCGAACGTGCTAACTCGCTTCCCACAATCGCGGATGGGCGTGGAGCAGGTTTATATGGATCACTTCATCCGGGCGAAAGAGTACGCCAAAGGGTGGGCTGATTATAACAAGTTGACAGCTAAGGAAAAAGCAACGGCGATTGCTCCCCACCGGGACATTGAGCTGGATGCACTGGCCGAAATTCTGGCAAACAAACGATTCATCACCTGTCACTCCTACGTTCAGTCGGAAATCAATATGCTGTTGAAAGTAGCTGACTCGCTGGGCTTCAAGATCAATACATTCACGCACATTCTGGAAGGCTATAAACTGGCCGACAAAATGGCGAAACATGGTGCAGGCGGCTCATCATTTGCTGACTGGTGGGCGTACAAAATGGAAGTACACGATGCCATTCCATACAATGCAGCCCTGATGCGCAACCAAGGCGTAACTGTTTCGATCAACTCTGATGATGCTGAAATGGCCCGTCGATTGAATCAGGAAGCGGCTAAAACGGTCGAATATGGTGGCGTTCCTGAAGAAGATGCCTGGAAAATGGTAACGTTGAATCCTGCCAAACTGCTACACTTGGATAACAAACTTGGTAGCATTCGGGCGGGTAAAGATGCCGATCTGGTTCTCTGGAATGCGCACCCACTGTCTATTTATGCTCGTCCTGAAATCACGATGATTGAAGGAGCTACCTATTTCAGCCTGAAAGATGAAGATGCCAAACGTGATGGTGTTCAGGCCGAACGCGCCCGGATTATTCAGAAGATGTTGACTGCTAAATCGGGCGGTGCGTCGACTGTGCGGCCTAATTTCCGTCGGGCACGTATGTGGCATTGCGAAGACGTAGAAGGCATGTTTGCTGAAGAAGAGGAAGAGCAGAAATAG
- a CDS encoding amidohydrolase family protein, giving the protein MKKLLIPILALVALTSYGQNPAPAKPQTKAIALMGGTVHIGTGQVIPNGVVLFSNGVITNVVDGTTVRLNLNDVEVIDVSGKHIYPGLISPVSTVGLQEIGAVRATVDMREVGILNPNIRSLIAYNTDSEIIPTIRNNGVLFSQAVPQGGTISGSSSVMMSDGWNWEDAVLKKDDGIWLNWPTYLARDFNFEDFTTVVRKNERRGAAIDALRATFADAKAYSALTNPTPMNLKLESMRGLFTGKQNLYIRADYGKDIMEAVTFAKSLGVQKVVIVGGEESHRVVSFLKENNVPVILSELHRLPTREDEDVDLPYRLPGILHKAGVLVGLSYSDGWWRTRNLAFLAGTAAGFGVTDREEALKMVTSNTAKILGVDNLVGTLEKGKHATLFVSAGDALDMRTNVVEQVFIQGRKVNLDDRHKRLYKTYKDKYENK; this is encoded by the coding sequence ATGAAAAAACTATTAATTCCCATATTAGCTCTGGTTGCGCTTACGAGCTATGGCCAGAACCCCGCTCCGGCAAAGCCGCAAACAAAGGCTATTGCGCTCATGGGCGGCACGGTACACATTGGAACCGGGCAGGTAATTCCTAACGGGGTTGTTCTGTTCAGCAATGGTGTCATTACGAATGTTGTTGATGGAACAACGGTTCGCCTGAATCTGAACGACGTTGAGGTGATCGACGTGTCGGGCAAGCATATCTATCCGGGCCTTATTTCGCCAGTTTCAACGGTTGGCTTGCAGGAAATTGGTGCCGTTCGGGCAACAGTCGATATGCGTGAAGTTGGCATATTGAATCCTAATATCCGGTCACTGATTGCTTATAACACTGATTCCGAAATTATCCCAACGATTCGGAACAATGGCGTTTTGTTCTCACAGGCTGTGCCACAGGGCGGTACTATTTCGGGAAGCTCGAGCGTCATGATGTCTGATGGCTGGAACTGGGAAGATGCGGTGCTGAAAAAAGACGACGGTATCTGGCTTAACTGGCCAACTTACCTGGCCCGCGATTTCAATTTTGAGGATTTCACGACCGTTGTCCGTAAAAACGAACGTCGGGGAGCTGCGATCGATGCGCTTCGGGCGACGTTTGCCGATGCGAAAGCGTATTCTGCGCTGACAAATCCAACGCCAATGAACCTCAAACTGGAGTCGATGCGTGGGTTATTTACGGGCAAACAGAATCTGTACATCCGTGCCGATTACGGCAAGGACATTATGGAGGCCGTTACGTTTGCGAAGTCATTGGGTGTTCAGAAAGTTGTTATTGTTGGGGGCGAAGAATCGCACCGGGTGGTTTCGTTTCTGAAAGAGAACAATGTTCCGGTTATTCTGAGCGAATTACACCGACTTCCAACCCGCGAAGACGAAGATGTTGACCTTCCTTACCGACTGCCTGGTATTCTGCACAAAGCTGGCGTACTGGTTGGTCTGAGCTATTCGGATGGTTGGTGGCGGACCCGTAACCTGGCGTTCCTGGCTGGAACAGCCGCTGGTTTCGGGGTAACAGATCGCGAAGAAGCCTTGAAAATGGTAACCTCGAACACCGCTAAAATTCTGGGAGTCGATAACCTGGTCGGTACGCTCGAAAAAGGTAAGCACGCTACGTTGTTCGTTTCGGCGGGCGATGCATTAGATATGCGGACGAACGTAGTTGAGCAGGTGTTTATTCAGGGTCGGAAAGTGAATCTGGATGACCGACACAAGCGCCTTTACAAAACGTATAAAGACAAATACGAAAACAAGTAA